A region from the Saccharomonospora azurea NA-128 genome encodes:
- a CDS encoding DinB family protein, with the protein MNPKDPKSVLHHYLGSARDVLVWKLEGLSEYDVRRPLTPTGTNLLGLLKHLTGCEVGYFGDTFGRPFPHTLPWLSDDAEDNADMWATAEESREEIVELYRRACAHSDSTIAALDLDAPGVVPHWPDARAHTTLHAVLVHMLAETQRHAGHADIVRELVDGAAGLRPAVSNLPRRDADWWSRHRDRLEQVAREAGER; encoded by the coding sequence ATGAACCCGAAAGACCCGAAATCGGTGCTCCACCACTACCTCGGCTCGGCGCGTGACGTGCTGGTGTGGAAGCTGGAGGGGCTGTCGGAGTACGACGTCCGGCGACCGCTCACGCCCACCGGCACCAACCTGCTGGGCCTGCTGAAGCACCTCACCGGTTGCGAGGTCGGCTACTTCGGCGACACGTTCGGCCGCCCCTTCCCGCACACGCTGCCGTGGCTGTCCGACGACGCCGAGGACAACGCGGACATGTGGGCGACCGCCGAGGAGTCCCGCGAGGAGATCGTCGAGCTGTACCGGCGGGCGTGCGCACACTCCGACAGCACCATCGCCGCACTCGACCTCGACGCGCCCGGTGTCGTTCCGCACTGGCCCGACGCGCGGGCCCACACCACGCTCCACGCGGTGCTGGTCCACATGCTCGCCGAGACGCAACGGCACGCGGGACACGCCGACATCGTGCGGGAACTCGTCGACGGCGCGGCGGGGCTGCGGCCGGCGGTGAGCAATCTGCCCCGACGCGACGCCGACTGGTGGAGCCGACACCGCGACAGGCTGGAGCAGGTCGCCCGGGAGGCCGGCGAGCGCTGA
- a CDS encoding protein kinase domain-containing protein, whose product MPSEDDELVLVGHGPVATVYAGESDDTAFALKIYPGEVDRRSLRSVRAELATLAELRDRARILVADSVERRPGGTTALRMELCAQSPSELVEEAGRRPVDEAVALGEAPAETLAAAHDRGIVHGGVSPGNVLFEGSGDALLSDFGTTLRRHFSAESTPHGAVAPETLRDGVLDRGSDLYGLGATLYFALTGHAPHPRVPGESDDRSGLRVLKDPVAPSIAPACLRLSRTSSHSCSRRTRPTAPAV is encoded by the coding sequence GTGCCGAGCGAGGACGACGAACTCGTACTGGTGGGGCACGGGCCGGTCGCGACCGTGTACGCGGGCGAGAGCGACGACACGGCCTTCGCGCTCAAGATCTATCCCGGCGAGGTCGACCGGCGTTCACTGCGCTCGGTGCGGGCCGAGCTCGCCACCCTCGCCGAGTTGCGCGACCGAGCCCGGATCCTCGTGGCCGACTCCGTCGAGCGGCGGCCCGGCGGAACGACCGCCCTGCGCATGGAGTTGTGCGCCCAGTCGCCGTCCGAGCTCGTCGAGGAGGCGGGGCGCAGGCCGGTGGACGAGGCCGTCGCTCTCGGCGAGGCGCCGGCGGAGACTCTCGCCGCCGCACACGACCGCGGCATCGTGCACGGTGGTGTCTCCCCCGGCAACGTGCTGTTCGAGGGCTCCGGGGACGCGCTGCTCTCCGACTTCGGCACCACGCTGCGACGCCACTTCTCCGCCGAGTCCACCCCGCACGGCGCGGTGGCGCCGGAGACGCTCCGCGACGGTGTCCTCGACCGAGGATCGGACCTCTACGGGCTCGGGGCGACGCTCTACTTCGCACTGACCGGCCACGCGCCGCACCCCCGCGTGCCGGGAGAGTCGGACGACCGCTCCGGGTTGCGCGTGCTGAAGGATCCGGTCGCCCCCTCGATCGCCCCGGCGTGCCTCCGGCTCTCGCGGACCTCGTCGCACAGCTGCTCGCGAAGGACCCGGCCGACCGCCCCGGCAGTTTGA
- a CDS encoding alpha/beta fold hydrolase has protein sequence MELSGFTSTAARDRFTERYEQLLTTRWPPHTRATVATSFGPTAVVTAGDGPGLPAVLLAGGSANAATWAPLLPSLSADRPVIAVDVLGEAGGSTQTAPIPDAPNRARWLDEVLTGLGVDRAHLVGHSAGGAIALAQSVHHPSRLATVTALEPARALAPVRALFFVRLLAVMLTGSRRRAAAYLRWCRGGKDVPSPVRELLASALVDHRSRAVPPPPRLSDEELSSITLPVLVALGADSPVHAVDIAARRARLVSNVAVHVVEGAAHGLFSERPEEVGQLVSEFLARHDADPDDGRNHRAGSPTA, from the coding sequence GTGGAACTGAGTGGATTCACGAGTACCGCGGCACGCGACCGCTTCACCGAACGCTACGAGCAGCTGCTCACGACCCGCTGGCCGCCACACACCCGCGCCACCGTCGCGACGTCGTTCGGGCCGACGGCCGTCGTCACCGCCGGCGACGGCCCCGGACTCCCCGCCGTACTGCTGGCAGGCGGAAGCGCGAACGCGGCGACCTGGGCGCCACTTCTGCCCTCCCTGAGCGCGGACCGGCCGGTCATCGCCGTCGACGTCCTCGGCGAAGCGGGCGGTAGCACCCAGACGGCACCGATCCCGGACGCGCCCAACCGCGCCCGCTGGCTCGACGAAGTTCTCACCGGACTCGGTGTCGACCGCGCCCACCTCGTCGGTCACTCCGCGGGAGGAGCGATCGCCCTCGCCCAGTCCGTGCACCACCCGAGCCGCCTCGCCACGGTGACCGCGCTGGAACCGGCGCGCGCTCTGGCTCCGGTGCGGGCGCTCTTCTTCGTGCGCCTGCTCGCGGTCATGCTCACCGGCTCACGACGACGCGCGGCGGCGTACCTGCGCTGGTGCCGAGGCGGCAAAGACGTGCCCTCACCAGTCCGGGAACTGCTGGCGTCCGCCCTCGTCGACCACCGGAGCCGCGCGGTACCACCACCGCCCAGGCTGTCCGACGAGGAGCTGAGCTCGATCACTCTCCCGGTGCTGGTGGCGCTCGGCGCCGACAGTCCGGTCCATGCGGTCGACATCGCGGCGCGGCGCGCCCGACTCGTCTCGAACGTCGCCGTGCATGTCGTGGAAGGCGCGGCGCACGGACTGTTCAGTGAACGCCCCGAGGAGGTCGGGCAGCTCGTGTCCGAGTTCCTCGCCCGACACGACGCCGACCCGGACGACGGGAGGAACCACCGAGCCGGCTCTCCGACTGCCTAG
- a CDS encoding PIN domain nuclease: MNAARFLIDTSALARLLRPDADRFGWDQAAAAGLLAVCPLTELEFLYSARNADDRARVAEDLRSVFAWVPVGDRVYDRASQVQEALTRRGQHRSAGAIDLLVAATAELQGLTLLHRDHDFDCIAAVTGQATQWYGPAGGA; the protein is encoded by the coding sequence GTGAACGCCGCGCGTTTTCTGATCGACACCAGCGCGCTCGCCCGCCTGCTGCGACCCGACGCCGACCGGTTCGGCTGGGACCAGGCCGCGGCGGCGGGACTCCTCGCCGTCTGTCCTCTCACCGAGCTGGAGTTCCTCTACAGCGCCCGCAACGCGGACGACCGTGCCCGAGTCGCCGAGGACCTGCGGTCGGTGTTCGCCTGGGTGCCGGTCGGCGACCGGGTCTACGATCGCGCGTCGCAGGTGCAGGAGGCACTCACCCGGCGGGGGCAGCACCGCAGCGCCGGTGCGATCGACCTCCTCGTCGCGGCCACCGCCGAGCTGCAGGGGCTCACCCTGCTGCACCGCGACCACGACTTCGACTGCATCGCGGCCGTCACCGGCCAGGCCACCCAGTGGTACGGGCCGGCGGGCGGGGCCTAG
- a CDS encoding type II toxin-antitoxin system VapB family antitoxin — translation MSRTVIDLDDQLVTEVARALGTSTKKDTVNTALREVLENRRRALALTRLRAAAADGAVDLDVLDHKADHRR, via the coding sequence ATGAGCCGGACCGTGATCGATCTCGACGACCAGCTCGTCACCGAGGTGGCGCGGGCGCTTGGTACGAGCACCAAGAAGGACACGGTCAACACCGCGTTGCGCGAGGTGCTGGAGAACCGCCGACGCGCGCTCGCGCTCACCCGGCTGCGCGCCGCCGCGGCCGACGGCGCTGTCGACCTCGACGTCCTCGACCACAAGGCCGACCACCGGCGGTGA
- a CDS encoding RNA polymerase sigma-70 factor produces MIGTSHAGPGGHGARPHDDRPDAATQTFLAHRNLLFTVAYEMLGSAADAEDVLQETWLRWAGVDLATVRDQRAYLVRITTRQALTRLRTLGRRKESYVGPWLPEPLLTSPDVAEDVELAESVSMAMLLVLETLKPVERAVFVLRDVFDFGYDEIAEAVDKSPAAVRQIAHRAREHVAARRPRAGASADDVRGALDAFQRAVETGDVQSLVDVLAPDVVLLGDGGGVKQAVPRPIVGVDKVARLLAGGLGRLSEQLSLQPVQVNGHPALVVRLDGELDSVVAMRIDDGLVTGLYAVRNPEKLARMGHEHVLSR; encoded by the coding sequence ATGATCGGCACGTCGCACGCCGGACCCGGAGGGCACGGCGCACGCCCGCACGACGATCGCCCGGACGCCGCGACGCAGACGTTCCTGGCCCACCGCAACCTCCTGTTCACGGTGGCGTACGAGATGTTGGGATCGGCCGCCGACGCCGAGGACGTCCTCCAGGAGACGTGGTTGCGCTGGGCGGGCGTCGACCTCGCGACGGTGCGCGACCAGCGTGCGTACCTGGTGCGGATCACCACCAGGCAGGCGCTCACCCGCCTGCGGACACTCGGGCGCCGCAAGGAGTCCTACGTCGGCCCGTGGCTGCCCGAACCCCTGCTCACGTCGCCGGACGTGGCCGAGGACGTCGAGCTGGCCGAGAGCGTCTCGATGGCCATGCTGCTGGTACTGGAGACCCTCAAGCCGGTCGAGCGGGCGGTCTTCGTGCTGCGCGACGTGTTCGACTTCGGTTACGACGAGATCGCCGAGGCCGTCGACAAGAGTCCGGCCGCGGTGCGCCAGATCGCCCATCGGGCGCGGGAGCACGTCGCCGCGCGCCGTCCCCGGGCCGGCGCCTCCGCCGACGACGTGCGGGGTGCGCTCGACGCGTTCCAGCGCGCCGTCGAGACCGGAGACGTGCAGAGCCTGGTCGACGTCCTCGCGCCGGACGTCGTGCTGCTGGGAGACGGTGGCGGAGTCAAGCAGGCTGTGCCGCGTCCGATCGTGGGGGTCGACAAGGTGGCTCGGCTTCTCGCGGGAGGCCTGGGCAGGTTGTCCGAACAGCTGTCGCTGCAGCCGGTGCAGGTCAACGGGCATCCGGCGTTGGTCGTCCGGTTGGACGGCGAACTCGACAGCGTCGTGGCGATGCGGATCGACGACGGCCTCGTCACCGGCCTCTACGCCGTCCGCAACCCGGAGAAGCTGGCGCGCATGGGGCACGAGCACGTCCTGAGCCGCTGA
- a CDS encoding carboxymuconolactone decarboxylase family protein: MTARFDLLGNKTATTFAKRFFSAGLVIQQSPLPATTQALVSLRASQINGCGFCVDMHVKEATAAGETPDRLSLVAAWREAHVFTEAERAALALAEEGTRLADAHPGVSDETWAQVREHYDDDQIAALVSLVALINAANRLNVIVRNPAGTYTPEMAAAVS; this comes from the coding sequence ATGACCGCCCGCTTCGACCTGCTCGGAAACAAGACCGCCACCACCTTCGCCAAGCGATTCTTCAGCGCCGGCCTGGTGATTCAGCAGTCACCACTGCCCGCCACGACCCAGGCCCTGGTGTCGCTGCGCGCCAGCCAGATCAACGGCTGCGGATTCTGCGTCGACATGCACGTCAAGGAGGCCACGGCCGCGGGTGAAACGCCGGACCGCCTCAGCCTGGTCGCCGCCTGGCGCGAGGCACACGTGTTCACCGAGGCCGAGCGCGCCGCGCTGGCGCTCGCGGAGGAGGGCACCCGGCTCGCCGACGCCCACCCCGGCGTGTCCGACGAGACGTGGGCGCAGGTGCGCGAACACTACGACGACGACCAGATCGCGGCCCTGGTCTCGCTGGTGGCACTGATCAACGCGGCGAACCGGCTGAACGTGATCGTGCGCAACCCGGCGGGCACGTACACGCCCGAGATGGCAGCCGCGGTGAGCTAG
- a CDS encoding alpha/beta fold hydrolase: protein MSTITTDDGTEIYYKDWGEGPAVVFSHGWPLNADAWDEQMLFLAQQGFRVIAHDRRGHGRSSQPSSGNDMDTYADDLAALLTALDLRDVTLIGHSTGGGEVTRYIGRHGTGRVAKAVLIGAVPPFLLKTSDNPEGVPAEALDDMRARIVADRSSFYQDLAVPFYGANRSGSEVPRAVLDQFWLWSMQAGLKNAYECIRAFSETDFTEDLQKFDVPTLLLHGEDDQIVPIDAASRKTARLLADVREVYYPDAPHGLTATLQDIVNADLLAFLRG, encoded by the coding sequence ATGAGCACCATCACCACCGACGACGGCACCGAGATCTACTACAAGGACTGGGGCGAAGGCCCGGCCGTGGTGTTCTCACACGGCTGGCCCCTCAATGCCGATGCCTGGGACGAGCAGATGCTCTTCCTCGCGCAGCAGGGATTCCGCGTGATCGCACACGATCGGCGCGGGCACGGTCGGTCGAGCCAGCCGTCGTCGGGCAACGACATGGACACCTACGCCGACGATCTCGCGGCACTCCTCACCGCCCTCGACCTCCGTGACGTGACTTTGATCGGTCACTCCACCGGCGGTGGCGAGGTGACCCGCTACATCGGCCGGCACGGCACCGGGCGGGTCGCCAAGGCGGTGCTGATCGGGGCCGTCCCGCCGTTCCTGCTGAAGACGTCGGACAACCCCGAGGGGGTGCCTGCGGAGGCGCTCGACGACATGCGCGCCCGCATCGTGGCGGACCGGTCGAGCTTCTACCAGGACCTGGCGGTCCCGTTCTACGGCGCCAACAGGTCCGGCAGCGAGGTCCCGCGGGCAGTCCTCGACCAGTTCTGGCTGTGGAGCATGCAGGCCGGGCTCAAGAACGCCTACGAGTGCATCAGAGCCTTCTCGGAGACCGACTTCACCGAGGATCTGCAGAAGTTCGACGTCCCGACTCTGCTCCTGCACGGCGAGGACGACCAGATCGTGCCGATCGACGCCGCGTCACGCAAGACGGCTCGACTGCTCGCCGACGTCCGGGAGGTGTACTACCCGGACGCGCCGCACGGCCTGACCGCCACGTTGCAGGACATCGTCAACGCGGACCTGCTGGCCTTCCTGCGCGGCTAG
- a CDS encoding VOC family protein produces MASKFTELAIDCADPRALARFWCAVLGYEVQDEGDGVVTIGSPSVPEGGPGPVPPTLTFAPVPEGKTVKNRLHIDVNPIDRDQDDEVRRLLDLGARRVDVGQGDASWVVLADPEGNEFCVPADRRP; encoded by the coding sequence ATGGCCAGCAAGTTCACCGAGCTCGCGATCGACTGTGCCGATCCGCGCGCGCTCGCCCGGTTCTGGTGTGCGGTCCTGGGCTACGAGGTTCAGGACGAGGGCGACGGCGTCGTCACCATCGGGTCTCCGTCGGTGCCCGAAGGGGGGCCCGGCCCGGTGCCGCCGACCCTGACGTTCGCGCCCGTGCCGGAGGGCAAGACCGTCAAGAACAGGCTCCACATCGACGTCAATCCCATCGACCGCGATCAGGACGACGAGGTTCGCCGCCTCCTCGACCTCGGTGCCCGGCGGGTCGACGTCGGGCAGGGGGACGCGAGTTGGGTCGTCCTCGCCGACCCGGAGGGCAACGAGTTCTGCGTTCCGGCGGACCGCCGTCCCTGA
- a CDS encoding lipase family protein yields the protein MSEPTTDTPPIVLIHGLWMTSRSWDRWAEGVRVNPPSQIKALFPILSKPSTRHRAVGFTKEQFHYAFANTCTREESDAAYDQLHIPAPGTRQPAAGSGLTD from the coding sequence ATGAGCGAGCCGACGACTGACACCCCGCCGATCGTGCTGATCCACGGCCTGTGGATGACGTCCCGCAGCTGGGACCGCTGGGCCGAGGGCGTGCGGGTCAATCCACCGTCCCAGATCAAGGCCCTGTTCCCCATCCTGTCGAAACCGTCCACCCGCCACCGCGCGGTGGGTTTCACCAAGGAGCAGTTCCACTACGCGTTCGCCAACACCTGTACCCGTGAGGAGTCCGACGCGGCATACGACCAGCTCCACATCCCGGCACCCGGCACCCGGCAGCCGGCAGCTGGGTCTGGGCTTACGGACTGA
- the sbnA gene encoding 2,3-diaminopropionate biosynthesis protein SbnA yields MPVITAPLEFNEEQLYVDLESMFGYPLFLKCEGFNFAGSIKLKAAIEMVTSAEQSGLVTEDTILVESSSGNLGVALALIAASRGFQFLCVTDTRCNLSTRRLIEALGSRVHIISEPHPERGFLGARLDYVHSLCASDSRYVWLNQYANPSNWAAHYRTTGPAIAHQFPNLDARFIGTGTTGTLMGCARYFRELDRPVRIVAVDSVGSVTFGGGPGRRMIPGIGTSVRPPMLDESFVDDVVMVEEVDTIRACHQMARNGFLFGGSTGTVVSGAMDWLAHHGAPGTNSVAIAPDLGERYLDTLYQTNWLQGLYGEDVLNVAEIAAAGVRPE; encoded by the coding sequence GTGCCTGTCATAACCGCTCCTCTGGAATTCAACGAGGAACAGCTCTACGTGGATCTCGAGTCGATGTTCGGCTACCCGCTGTTCCTGAAGTGCGAGGGCTTCAACTTCGCCGGTTCGATCAAGCTGAAAGCCGCGATCGAGATGGTGACGTCGGCCGAGCAGAGCGGTCTGGTCACCGAGGACACCATCCTGGTGGAGTCGTCGTCGGGCAACCTCGGTGTGGCGTTGGCGCTCATCGCCGCGAGCCGGGGTTTCCAGTTCCTGTGCGTGACCGACACGCGGTGCAACCTGTCGACACGGCGCCTGATCGAGGCGCTCGGCAGCCGCGTGCACATCATCTCCGAACCGCATCCCGAGCGTGGATTCCTCGGCGCACGCCTGGACTACGTCCATTCCCTGTGCGCCTCGGACTCGCGATACGTGTGGCTGAACCAGTACGCGAACCCCAGCAACTGGGCGGCCCACTACCGCACGACGGGTCCTGCGATCGCCCACCAGTTCCCGAACCTGGACGCGCGGTTCATCGGCACGGGCACCACCGGGACGTTGATGGGCTGTGCCCGGTACTTCCGGGAACTGGACCGGCCGGTGCGGATCGTCGCCGTGGACAGCGTCGGTTCGGTGACCTTCGGAGGGGGTCCGGGACGCCGGATGATTCCGGGAATCGGCACGAGTGTCCGGCCCCCGATGCTGGACGAATCCTTTGTGGATGATGTCGTGATGGTGGAAGAGGTGGACACCATCCGAGCGTGCCACCAGATGGCCCGCAACGGCTTCCTGTTCGGTGGTTCCACCGGCACCGTCGTCAGCGGTGCGATGGACTGGCTCGCCCACCACGGCGCCCCGGGGACGAACTCGGTCGCCATCGCTCCGGACCTGGGCGAGCGCTATCTGGACACGCTGTACCAAACCAACTGGCTGCAGGGCCTCTACGGCGAGGACGTGCTGAACGTCGCCGAGATCGCCGCCGCCGGCGTCCGGCCGGAGTGA
- a CDS encoding DJ-1/PfpI family protein, whose protein sequence is MNRSLQIVCMLFPGVTQLDLTGPAQIFSRLPDTELSFAWHRIEPVLTDAGFAIVPNTTLTAAPQADVLFVPGGQGAFELFEDDVALEFLRRQSTGARYVTSVCTGSFALAAAGLLRGKRATSHWASLGLLERFGVTPTAQRVVHDGNVVTGAGVTSGMDFALSLAAEVFSPDVAKRVQLAIEYDPSPPFDAGSPERPEADAAQVEQTIEAMRELRGPLVDRAVDRLSQREIR, encoded by the coding sequence ATGAATCGTTCTCTCCAGATCGTCTGCATGCTCTTCCCTGGCGTCACGCAGTTGGATCTGACCGGGCCTGCACAGATCTTTTCCCGCCTACCCGACACCGAGTTGTCGTTCGCATGGCACCGGATCGAGCCTGTGCTGACGGACGCCGGTTTCGCGATCGTGCCGAACACGACGCTGACTGCGGCACCGCAGGCAGACGTGCTGTTCGTGCCTGGCGGACAGGGTGCCTTCGAGCTTTTCGAGGATGATGTCGCGTTGGAGTTTCTGCGACGCCAGAGCACGGGAGCTCGGTATGTCACGAGTGTGTGCACGGGGTCGTTCGCTCTCGCGGCAGCGGGACTGCTGCGAGGTAAGCGTGCGACGAGCCACTGGGCATCGCTCGGTTTGCTGGAGCGATTCGGTGTCACCCCGACTGCCCAGCGGGTCGTCCATGACGGCAACGTCGTCACCGGCGCCGGAGTGACCAGCGGGATGGACTTCGCCCTGAGCTTGGCCGCGGAGGTTTTCAGCCCTGACGTCGCGAAACGTGTGCAGCTCGCGATCGAGTACGACCCGAGCCCGCCGTTCGACGCCGGTTCACCGGAGCGGCCGGAAGCTGACGCCGCGCAAGTTGAGCAGACGATCGAAGCCATGCGGGAACTGCGCGGCCCCCTCGTCGATCGAGCTGTGGACCGGCTGTCTCAACGCGAGATACGTTGA
- a CDS encoding AraC family transcriptional regulator produces MYHGRLRRRQPVGRQRRLRMSTSDIPLASVARHCGFGSPHALRQAFAAHYETTPSAYRRLLRGGHDHDRASIGMRPPATTASS; encoded by the coding sequence GTGTACCACGGACGTCTTCGACGGCGCCAACCGGTTGGGCGTCAGCGCCGCCTACGAATGTCCACAAGCGACATTCCGCTGGCCTCCGTGGCACGGCACTGCGGCTTCGGCTCCCCGCACGCCCTACGGCAGGCGTTCGCCGCGCACTACGAGACCACGCCGTCGGCCTACCGCCGCCTGCTGCGCGGCGGCCACGATCACGACCGCGCGAGCATCGGAATGCGTCCCCCGGCGACGACGGCCTCCAGTTGA
- a CDS encoding aconitate hydratase: MGRTVAHKLIEDHLVDGRMEPGEEIALRIDQTLTQDATGTLVMQELEALGLDRAQTEVSVQYVDHNLLQTDEKNAEDHAFLRSACRRYGIWYSKAGNGVSHPVHMQRFGIPGKSMVGSDSHTPASGSLGMLAIGVGGLEAALAIAGEPVYLRMPEIWGVRLTGELPPWTSAKDVILDMLRRHSVKGGLNRIIEYHGPGVATLLAMDRHVIANMGAELGATTTVFPSDFAVLEFLRTEGREDDYREILADDDATYDVTDEIDLSTLEPLIAKPSSPDNVVPVREVEGTEVGQVVIGSSANPGLRDFAIAAYLVKGRQASDALSFDVNPTSRQILADLTKMGGTFDLISAGARIHQAGCMGCIGMGQAPAVGHNSLRTFPRNFPGRSGTREDAVWLCSPETAAASALTGVITDPRSLAEKLGVEYPELPLPERSSVNTDMLVPPLPPEEARTQELVKGPNISDLPDMPPLPNEIEAPVLLKVGDNISTDEISPAGAKALPFRSNVPQLATFTFDRIDPTYPRRAKATEDTGHFVVGGDNYGQGSSREHAAITPRYLGLHAVIAKSFARIHWQNLANFGILALEFADPADYDRIDQGDVLSVRDLRDSLADHGELTIRNATKGEEYRLRHQLSPRQLEAVVAGGRIPMLARS, encoded by the coding sequence ATGGGTAGAACGGTGGCGCACAAGCTGATCGAGGACCATCTGGTCGACGGTCGGATGGAACCGGGCGAGGAGATCGCCCTGCGGATCGACCAGACGCTGACCCAGGACGCCACGGGCACGCTGGTGATGCAGGAGTTGGAGGCGCTCGGTCTCGATCGCGCGCAGACCGAGGTCAGCGTCCAGTACGTCGATCACAACCTGCTGCAGACCGACGAGAAGAACGCCGAGGACCACGCCTTCCTCCGCTCGGCCTGCCGCCGCTACGGCATCTGGTACTCGAAGGCCGGCAACGGCGTGTCCCACCCCGTGCACATGCAGCGGTTCGGCATTCCCGGCAAGAGCATGGTGGGTTCCGACTCGCACACCCCCGCGTCCGGTTCGCTCGGCATGCTGGCGATCGGTGTGGGCGGGCTCGAAGCGGCGCTGGCCATCGCGGGCGAACCCGTCTACCTGCGCATGCCGGAGATCTGGGGAGTGCGGCTCACCGGCGAGTTGCCGCCGTGGACATCGGCGAAGGACGTCATCCTCGACATGCTGCGCCGCCACAGCGTGAAGGGCGGTCTCAACCGCATCATCGAGTACCACGGCCCCGGCGTGGCGACGTTGTTGGCGATGGACCGGCACGTCATCGCCAACATGGGTGCCGAACTGGGTGCGACCACCACCGTGTTCCCGTCCGACTTCGCGGTGCTGGAGTTCCTGCGCACCGAGGGCCGGGAGGACGACTACCGCGAGATCCTCGCCGACGACGACGCCACCTACGACGTCACCGACGAGATCGACCTGTCCACGCTGGAACCGCTGATCGCGAAACCGTCCTCACCGGACAACGTCGTCCCGGTCCGCGAGGTGGAGGGCACCGAGGTCGGTCAGGTGGTCATCGGCTCGTCGGCCAACCCGGGACTGCGCGACTTCGCCATCGCCGCGTACCTCGTCAAGGGCAGGCAGGCCAGCGACGCGCTGAGCTTCGACGTCAACCCGACGTCGCGGCAGATCCTGGCCGACCTGACGAAGATGGGCGGCACGTTCGACCTGATCTCCGCGGGCGCGCGCATCCACCAGGCCGGGTGCATGGGTTGTATCGGCATGGGGCAGGCACCCGCTGTGGGACACAACTCCCTGCGCACGTTCCCCCGGAACTTCCCCGGGCGCAGCGGAACGCGGGAGGACGCGGTGTGGCTGTGCTCCCCCGAGACCGCGGCGGCCTCGGCGCTGACCGGCGTGATCACCGACCCGAGGTCGCTCGCCGAGAAGCTCGGCGTGGAGTATCCCGAGCTGCCGCTGCCCGAGCGGTCGTCGGTGAACACCGACATGCTCGTGCCGCCGTTGCCGCCGGAGGAGGCGCGTACGCAGGAGTTGGTGAAGGGCCCGAACATCTCCGACCTGCCGGACATGCCACCGCTGCCGAACGAGATCGAAGCGCCGGTGCTGCTCAAGGTGGGCGACAACATCTCCACCGACGAGATCTCGCCGGCCGGGGCGAAGGCGCTGCCGTTCCGCTCGAACGTTCCTCAGCTCGCGACGTTCACCTTCGACCGCATCGACCCCACCTATCCGCGCCGGGCGAAGGCCACCGAGGACACCGGCCACTTCGTGGTGGGTGGCGACAACTACGGGCAGGGTTCCTCCCGCGAGCACGCCGCCATCACGCCCCGGTACCTCGGCCTGCACGCCGTGATCGCCAAGTCCTTCGCCCGCATCCACTGGCAGAACCTGGCGAACTTCGGCATCCTCGCCCTGGAGTTCGCCGACCCGGCGGACTACGACCGCATCGACCAGGGCGACGTGCTGAGCGTGCGCGACCTCCGGGACAGCCTCGCCGACCACGGCGAACTCACGATCCGCAACGCGACCAAGGGCGAGGAGTACCGCCTGCGCCACCAGCTGTCGCCCCGTCAACTGGAGGCCGTCGTCGCCGGGGGACGCATTCCGATGCTCGCGCGGTCGTGA
- a CDS encoding FluC/FEX family fluoride channel, producing the protein MLIAIAAGGALGSLARYGLAELLPRSAGGFPVATLLTNVLGSLGLGVLMAFVEHGRPGRLVRPFLGIGAFGGFTTVSTFSVEAVELSRHGDVVVAAAYVGGSMAASMVAVAVGFLGTDRLLRTASTGGPS; encoded by the coding sequence GTGCTGATCGCCATCGCGGCGGGCGGGGCGCTCGGCAGCCTGGCCCGCTACGGGCTCGCGGAACTGCTGCCCCGCTCTGCCGGCGGCTTTCCCGTGGCCACGCTGCTGACCAACGTGCTGGGGTCCTTGGGGCTGGGGGTGCTCATGGCGTTCGTCGAGCACGGCAGGCCCGGGCGCCTGGTGCGACCGTTCCTCGGCATCGGCGCCTTCGGCGGGTTCACCACGGTGTCGACGTTCTCGGTCGAGGCCGTGGAGCTGTCGCGGCACGGGGACGTCGTCGTGGCGGCGGCGTACGTCGGGGGGTCCATGGCCGCGTCGATGGTGGCGGTGGCCGTCGGGTTCCTCGGCACCGATCGGCTGCTGCGGACGGCGTCGACGGGCGGCCCGTCGTGA